The proteins below come from a single Oxyura jamaicensis isolate SHBP4307 breed ruddy duck chromosome 1, BPBGC_Ojam_1.0, whole genome shotgun sequence genomic window:
- the GNB3 gene encoding guanine nucleotide-binding protein G(I)/G(S)/G(T) subunit beta-3 isoform X1: MGEMEQMKQEAEQLKKQIADARKACADTTLAQIVAGVEVVGRIQMRTRRTLRGHLAKIYAMHWSTDSKLLVSASQDGKLIVWDTYTTNKVHAIPLRSSWVMTCAYAPSGNFVACGGLDNMCSIYNLKTREGNVKVSRELSAHTGYLSCCRFLDDNNIVTSSGDTTCALWDIETGQQKTVFLGHTGDCMSLAVSPDFKLFISGACDATAKLWDVREGTCRQTFSGHESDINAICFFPNGEAICTGSDDATCRLFDLRADQELIVYSHESIICGITSVAFSRSGRLLLAGYDDFNCNIWDSLKAERVGILSGHDNRVSCLGVTADGMAVATGSWDSFLKIWN; this comes from the exons ATGGGGGAAATGGAACAGATgaagcaggaggctgagcagctGAAGAAGCAGATTGCG gatgccCGGAAAGCTTGTGCAGACACAACACTTGCTCAG ATCGTGGCGGGTGTGGAGGTTGTTGGTCGCATTCAGATGCGGACCCGAAGGACCCTGCGTGGGCACCTGGCCAAGATCTATGCCATGCACTGGTCGACGGACTCCAA ACTTCTGGTCAGTGCCTCACAAGACGGGAAACTGATTGTGTGGGACACGTACACAACTAACAAG GTTCACGCCATCCCTTTGCGTTCTTCCTGGGTTATGACCTGTGCCTATGCCCCCTCGGGCAATTTTGTGGCCTGCGGGGGCCTCGACAACATGTGCTCCATCTACAACCTCAAGACTCGTGAAGGCAATGTCAAAGTGAGCAGAGAGCTCTCAGCCCATACAG GTTACCTCTCCTGCTGCCGATTTCTCGATGACAACAACATTGTGACTAGCTCTGGAGATACCACGTG CGCGCTCTGGGACATTGAGACAGGGCAGCAGAAGACGGTGTTCCTGGGCCACACTGGAGACTGTATGAGCTTGGCGGTCTCCCCGGACTTCAAGCTGTTCATCTCTGGGGCCTGTGATGCTACTGCCAAACTGTGGGACGTGCGGGAGGGTACCTGCCGTCAGACCTTCTCAGGGCATGAGTCTGATATCAACGCCATCTGT TTCTTCCCTAACGGTGAAGCCATCTGCACTGGCTCAGACGATGCCACCTGCCGCCTCTTCGACCTGCGGGCCGACCAGGAGCTCATAGTGTACTCTCACGAAAGCATCATCTGCGGAATCACGTCAGTCGCCTTCTCCCGCAGCGGGCGCCTCTTGCTTGCTGGGTACGACGACTTCAACTGCAACATCTGGGACTCCCTGAAAGCAGAACGTGTGG GAATCCTGTCTGGCCACGACAACAGAGTGAGCTGCCTGGGGGTGACAGCGGATGGCATGGCTGTTGCCACTGGCTCCTGGGACAGCTTCCTCAAGATCTGGAACTGA
- the CDCA3 gene encoding cell division cycle-associated protein 3, with protein MGASGSAPATPTPPRSRALEHVRDPRSPSAGILRTPIEVLSSPVGSPQPGPAAEAAGLAADPRSPTPGISRTPMKDALSDSVESLVKQLSEAFGVQAEPPAAARPRQEPAAAPGREEERPPSPGGCCEATPRAARPAGTAPAAGSRHVRRKAGNKILVTSGGNGRSPFSVLQGDNSPSASTSRQVKRHMLGENLGEKEIVAADLSRNLKAGNCPWSDLNKENQQCPFVEN; from the exons ATGGGCGCCTCTGGCAGCGCCCCCGCAACCCCCACGCCGCCCCGCAGCCGGGCCCTGGAGCACGTCCGCGACCCGCGCTCCCCCAGCGCCGGCATCCTGCGCACCCCCATCGAG gtgctgagctcccctGTCGGCAGCCCCCAACCAGGCCCCGCAGCGGAGGCGGCCGGCCTGGCCGCCGACCCCCGCTCGCCGACGCCCGGCATCTCCCGCACGCCCATGAAGGACGCGCTGAGCG ACAGCGTGGAGAGCCTGGTGAAGCAGCTCAGCGAGGCCTTCGGCGTCCAGGCCGAGCCGCCGGCAGCCGCCCGGCCCCGTCAGGAGccggccgcagcccccgggAGAGAGGAGGAGCGGCCCCCGTCGCCTGGAGGATGCTGCGAGGCCACCCCGCGGGCTGCACGCCCCGCCGGGACGGCTCCGGCCGCGG GAAGCAGGCATGTAAGACGTAAGGCTGGCAACAAAATCCTGGTAACATCTGGAGGAAATGGCCGCTCTCCCTTCAGCGTCCTACAAGGTGATAATTCTCCCAGTGCTTCTACCTCTCGCCAG GTTAAGAGGCACATGTTGGGAGAGAACCTTGGGGAGAAGGAAATAGTGGCAGCGGATCTGAGCAGGAACCTCAAAGCTGGGAACTGTCCTTGGAGTGACTTGAACAAAGAGAACCAACAGTGTCCTTTTGTGGAGAACTAG
- the GNB3 gene encoding guanine nucleotide-binding protein G(I)/G(S)/G(T) subunit beta-3 isoform X2 produces the protein MGEMEQMKQEAEQLKKQIADARKACADTTLAQIVAGVEVVGRIQMRTRRTLRGHLAKIYAMHWSTDSKLLVSASQDGKLIVWDTYTTNKVHAIPLRSSWVMTCAYAPSGNFVACGGLDNMCSIYNLKTREGNVKVSRELSAHTGYLSCCRFLDDNNIVTSSGDTTCALWDIETGQQKTVFLGHTGDCMSLAVSPDFKLFISGACDATAKLWDVREGTCRQTFSGHESDINAICFFPNGEAICTGSDDATCRLFDLRADQELIVYSHESIICGITSVAFSRSGRLLLAGYDDFNCNIWDSLKAERVASAVCLFQLFTVPLGGQAPS, from the exons ATGGGGGAAATGGAACAGATgaagcaggaggctgagcagctGAAGAAGCAGATTGCG gatgccCGGAAAGCTTGTGCAGACACAACACTTGCTCAG ATCGTGGCGGGTGTGGAGGTTGTTGGTCGCATTCAGATGCGGACCCGAAGGACCCTGCGTGGGCACCTGGCCAAGATCTATGCCATGCACTGGTCGACGGACTCCAA ACTTCTGGTCAGTGCCTCACAAGACGGGAAACTGATTGTGTGGGACACGTACACAACTAACAAG GTTCACGCCATCCCTTTGCGTTCTTCCTGGGTTATGACCTGTGCCTATGCCCCCTCGGGCAATTTTGTGGCCTGCGGGGGCCTCGACAACATGTGCTCCATCTACAACCTCAAGACTCGTGAAGGCAATGTCAAAGTGAGCAGAGAGCTCTCAGCCCATACAG GTTACCTCTCCTGCTGCCGATTTCTCGATGACAACAACATTGTGACTAGCTCTGGAGATACCACGTG CGCGCTCTGGGACATTGAGACAGGGCAGCAGAAGACGGTGTTCCTGGGCCACACTGGAGACTGTATGAGCTTGGCGGTCTCCCCGGACTTCAAGCTGTTCATCTCTGGGGCCTGTGATGCTACTGCCAAACTGTGGGACGTGCGGGAGGGTACCTGCCGTCAGACCTTCTCAGGGCATGAGTCTGATATCAACGCCATCTGT TTCTTCCCTAACGGTGAAGCCATCTGCACTGGCTCAGACGATGCCACCTGCCGCCTCTTCGACCTGCGGGCCGACCAGGAGCTCATAGTGTACTCTCACGAAAGCATCATCTGCGGAATCACGTCAGTCGCCTTCTCCCGCAGCGGGCGCCTCTTGCTTGCTGGGTACGACGACTTCAACTGCAACATCTGGGACTCCCTGAAAGCAGAACGTGTGG CCTCTGCTGTTTGCCTGTTCCAGCTGTTCACAGTGCCACTTGGTGGCCAGGCACCAAGCTGA